One window of the Pelobates fuscus isolate aPelFus1 chromosome 12, aPelFus1.pri, whole genome shotgun sequence genome contains the following:
- the KAT5 gene encoding histone acetyltransferase KAT5 isoform X3 yields the protein MAEAEIVEGCRLPVLRKNQDNEVEWPLAEILSVKDLSGKKLFYVHYIDFNKRLDEWVTHDRLDLKKIQFPKKEAKTPTKNGLSGSRPSSPEREVQVQRKIPELILPPVTAPAGGGKSLPVPKRKVEVVSPATPVPPTPETTQASVFPQNGAARRPSAPTVPAGRKRKSNSLSADERRWSVPIPSPGPRFVAPGPTQEDAAAPISEFMGSPEEDSQDSSDGIPSAPRMTGSLVSDRSHDDIITRMKNIECIELGRHRLKPWYFSPYPQELTVLPVLYLCEFCLKYLKSLKCLQRHLTKCNLRHPPGNEIYRKGTISFFEIDGRKNKSYSQNLCLLAKCFLDHKTLYYDTDPFLFYIMTEYDSKGFHIVGYFSKEKESTEDYNVACILTLPPYQRRGYGKLLIEFSYELSKVEGKTGTPEKPLSDLGLLSYRSYWSQTILEILMELKSETGERPQITINDISELTSIKKEDVISTLQYLNLINYYKGQYILTLSEDIVEGHDRAMLKRVLRIDSKCLHFTPKDWSKRGKW from the exons GCAGAGATCGTAGAGGGATGCAGACTACCTGTTCTACGCAAAAACCAGGATAACGAAGTAGAATGGC CACTGGCGGAAATCCTGAGTGTCAAGGACCTGAGTGGGAAGAAGCTCTTTTATGTTCATTATATAGACT ttAACAAGAGGTTAGATGAGTGGGTCACTCATGACCGCTTGGACCTAAAGAAAATTCAATTTccaaaaaaagaagcaaaaacgCCAACAAAGAATGGGCTGTCTGGATCTCGACCAAGTTCACCAGAACGAGAAGTG CAGGTGCAGAGGAAGATTCCTGAACTTATCCTGCCTCCAGTTACTGCTCCTGCAGGAGGAGGGAAATCACTCCCTGTGCCG AAAAGGAAAGTAGAAGTGGTATCGCCAGCAACTCCTGTTCCACCAACTCCAGAGACCACCCAGGCCTCTGTCTTCCCACAG AATGGAGCAGCACGCAGGCCTAGTGCCCCCACTGTACCAGCTGGACGGAAGCGAAAGTCAAATAGCCTGAGTGCAGATGAG AGACGCTGGTCTGTTCCGATCCCTTCTCCCGGGCCAAGATTTGTGGCGCCCGGCCCCACCCAAGAGGATGCTGCTGCCCCTATATCTGAATTTATGGGTTCCCCGGAAGAG GATTCTCAGGACAGCTCCGATGGTATCCCCTCTGCTCCTCGAATGACAGGAAGCTTGGTTTCTGATCGTAGCCATGATGACATCATTACTCGAATGAAGAACATTGAGTGCATTGAGTTGGGCCGCCATCGCCTCAAGCCTTGGTATTTCTCTCCATACCCTCAGGAACTGACAGTACTGCCCGTCCTTTACCTTTGCGAGTTTTGTCTCAAATACTTAAAAAGCCTTAAATGTCTGCAGAGACATTTG ACCAAGTGTAACCTACGGCATCCCCCTGGGAATGAAATCTACAGGAAAGGAACAATCTCATTCTTTGAGATAGACGGACGCAAGAATAAG AGTTATTCTCAGAATCTTTGCCTGCTGGCAAAGTGTTTTTTGGACCACAAGACCCTATACTACGACACAGACCCATTCCTCTTCTATATCATGACTGAATACGATTCAAAAGGCTTCCATATTGTTGGCTACTTTTCcaag GAGAAGGAATCCACAGAGGACTACAATGTGGCCTGTATACTGACACTGCCTCCCTACCAGCGAAGAGGATATGGCAAACTTCTTATTGAATTCA GTTACGAGCTTTCAAAGGTGGAAGGGAAAACAGGAACCCCTGAAAAACCACTATCTGATCTAGGACTTCTCTCATACCGTAGTTACTGGTCCCAGACAATCTTAGAGATTCTAATGGAACTGAAGTCAGAGACTGGAGAGAGACCACAAATTACTATAAA TGATATCAGCGAACTCACGAGTATTAAGAAAGAAGATGTTATATCCACATTACAGTACTTGAACCTTATCAACTACTATAAG GGACAAtacatcctgacattatcagaagatATTGTGGAAGGTCATGATCGAGCCATGCTCAAGAGAGTGCTGAGGATAGATTCTAAATGTTTGCACTTTACTCCCAAGGACTGGAGCAAAAGGGGAAAGTGGTAG
- the KAT5 gene encoding histone acetyltransferase KAT5 isoform X1 has protein sequence MAEAEIVEGCRLPVLRKNQDNEVEWPLAEILSVKDLSGKKLFYVHYIDFNKRLDEWVTHDRLDLKKIQFPKKEAKTPTKNGLSGSRPSSPEREVVSFSSIPLPQQNSIALTKQVQRKIPELILPPVTAPAGGGKSLPVPKRKVEVVSPATPVPPTPETTQASVFPQNGAARRPSAPTVPAGRKRKSNSLSADERRWSVPIPSPGPRFVAPGPTQEDAAAPISEFMGSPEEDSQDSSDGIPSAPRMTGSLVSDRSHDDIITRMKNIECIELGRHRLKPWYFSPYPQELTVLPVLYLCEFCLKYLKSLKCLQRHLTKCNLRHPPGNEIYRKGTISFFEIDGRKNKSYSQNLCLLAKCFLDHKTLYYDTDPFLFYIMTEYDSKGFHIVGYFSKEKESTEDYNVACILTLPPYQRRGYGKLLIEFSYELSKVEGKTGTPEKPLSDLGLLSYRSYWSQTILEILMELKSETGERPQITINDISELTSIKKEDVISTLQYLNLINYYKGQYILTLSEDIVEGHDRAMLKRVLRIDSKCLHFTPKDWSKRGKW, from the exons GCAGAGATCGTAGAGGGATGCAGACTACCTGTTCTACGCAAAAACCAGGATAACGAAGTAGAATGGC CACTGGCGGAAATCCTGAGTGTCAAGGACCTGAGTGGGAAGAAGCTCTTTTATGTTCATTATATAGACT ttAACAAGAGGTTAGATGAGTGGGTCACTCATGACCGCTTGGACCTAAAGAAAATTCAATTTccaaaaaaagaagcaaaaacgCCAACAAAGAATGGGCTGTCTGGATCTCGACCAAGTTCACCAGAACGAGAAGTGGTAAGCTTCTCAAGCATTCCCTTACCCCAACAAAATTCTATAGCACTTACCAAG CAGGTGCAGAGGAAGATTCCTGAACTTATCCTGCCTCCAGTTACTGCTCCTGCAGGAGGAGGGAAATCACTCCCTGTGCCG AAAAGGAAAGTAGAAGTGGTATCGCCAGCAACTCCTGTTCCACCAACTCCAGAGACCACCCAGGCCTCTGTCTTCCCACAG AATGGAGCAGCACGCAGGCCTAGTGCCCCCACTGTACCAGCTGGACGGAAGCGAAAGTCAAATAGCCTGAGTGCAGATGAG AGACGCTGGTCTGTTCCGATCCCTTCTCCCGGGCCAAGATTTGTGGCGCCCGGCCCCACCCAAGAGGATGCTGCTGCCCCTATATCTGAATTTATGGGTTCCCCGGAAGAG GATTCTCAGGACAGCTCCGATGGTATCCCCTCTGCTCCTCGAATGACAGGAAGCTTGGTTTCTGATCGTAGCCATGATGACATCATTACTCGAATGAAGAACATTGAGTGCATTGAGTTGGGCCGCCATCGCCTCAAGCCTTGGTATTTCTCTCCATACCCTCAGGAACTGACAGTACTGCCCGTCCTTTACCTTTGCGAGTTTTGTCTCAAATACTTAAAAAGCCTTAAATGTCTGCAGAGACATTTG ACCAAGTGTAACCTACGGCATCCCCCTGGGAATGAAATCTACAGGAAAGGAACAATCTCATTCTTTGAGATAGACGGACGCAAGAATAAG AGTTATTCTCAGAATCTTTGCCTGCTGGCAAAGTGTTTTTTGGACCACAAGACCCTATACTACGACACAGACCCATTCCTCTTCTATATCATGACTGAATACGATTCAAAAGGCTTCCATATTGTTGGCTACTTTTCcaag GAGAAGGAATCCACAGAGGACTACAATGTGGCCTGTATACTGACACTGCCTCCCTACCAGCGAAGAGGATATGGCAAACTTCTTATTGAATTCA GTTACGAGCTTTCAAAGGTGGAAGGGAAAACAGGAACCCCTGAAAAACCACTATCTGATCTAGGACTTCTCTCATACCGTAGTTACTGGTCCCAGACAATCTTAGAGATTCTAATGGAACTGAAGTCAGAGACTGGAGAGAGACCACAAATTACTATAAA TGATATCAGCGAACTCACGAGTATTAAGAAAGAAGATGTTATATCCACATTACAGTACTTGAACCTTATCAACTACTATAAG GGACAAtacatcctgacattatcagaagatATTGTGGAAGGTCATGATCGAGCCATGCTCAAGAGAGTGCTGAGGATAGATTCTAAATGTTTGCACTTTACTCCCAAGGACTGGAGCAAAAGGGGAAAGTGGTAG
- the KAT5 gene encoding histone acetyltransferase KAT5 isoform X2 translates to MAEAEIVEGCRLPVLRKNQDNEVEWPLAEILSVKDLSGKKLFYVHYIDFNKRLDEWVTHDRLDLKKIQFPKKEAKTPTKNGLSGSRPSSPEREVVSFSSIPLPQQNSIALTKVQRKIPELILPPVTAPAGGGKSLPVPKRKVEVVSPATPVPPTPETTQASVFPQNGAARRPSAPTVPAGRKRKSNSLSADERRWSVPIPSPGPRFVAPGPTQEDAAAPISEFMGSPEEDSQDSSDGIPSAPRMTGSLVSDRSHDDIITRMKNIECIELGRHRLKPWYFSPYPQELTVLPVLYLCEFCLKYLKSLKCLQRHLTKCNLRHPPGNEIYRKGTISFFEIDGRKNKSYSQNLCLLAKCFLDHKTLYYDTDPFLFYIMTEYDSKGFHIVGYFSKEKESTEDYNVACILTLPPYQRRGYGKLLIEFSYELSKVEGKTGTPEKPLSDLGLLSYRSYWSQTILEILMELKSETGERPQITINDISELTSIKKEDVISTLQYLNLINYYKGQYILTLSEDIVEGHDRAMLKRVLRIDSKCLHFTPKDWSKRGKW, encoded by the exons GCAGAGATCGTAGAGGGATGCAGACTACCTGTTCTACGCAAAAACCAGGATAACGAAGTAGAATGGC CACTGGCGGAAATCCTGAGTGTCAAGGACCTGAGTGGGAAGAAGCTCTTTTATGTTCATTATATAGACT ttAACAAGAGGTTAGATGAGTGGGTCACTCATGACCGCTTGGACCTAAAGAAAATTCAATTTccaaaaaaagaagcaaaaacgCCAACAAAGAATGGGCTGTCTGGATCTCGACCAAGTTCACCAGAACGAGAAGTGGTAAGCTTCTCAAGCATTCCCTTACCCCAACAAAATTCTATAGCACTTACCAAG GTGCAGAGGAAGATTCCTGAACTTATCCTGCCTCCAGTTACTGCTCCTGCAGGAGGAGGGAAATCACTCCCTGTGCCG AAAAGGAAAGTAGAAGTGGTATCGCCAGCAACTCCTGTTCCACCAACTCCAGAGACCACCCAGGCCTCTGTCTTCCCACAG AATGGAGCAGCACGCAGGCCTAGTGCCCCCACTGTACCAGCTGGACGGAAGCGAAAGTCAAATAGCCTGAGTGCAGATGAG AGACGCTGGTCTGTTCCGATCCCTTCTCCCGGGCCAAGATTTGTGGCGCCCGGCCCCACCCAAGAGGATGCTGCTGCCCCTATATCTGAATTTATGGGTTCCCCGGAAGAG GATTCTCAGGACAGCTCCGATGGTATCCCCTCTGCTCCTCGAATGACAGGAAGCTTGGTTTCTGATCGTAGCCATGATGACATCATTACTCGAATGAAGAACATTGAGTGCATTGAGTTGGGCCGCCATCGCCTCAAGCCTTGGTATTTCTCTCCATACCCTCAGGAACTGACAGTACTGCCCGTCCTTTACCTTTGCGAGTTTTGTCTCAAATACTTAAAAAGCCTTAAATGTCTGCAGAGACATTTG ACCAAGTGTAACCTACGGCATCCCCCTGGGAATGAAATCTACAGGAAAGGAACAATCTCATTCTTTGAGATAGACGGACGCAAGAATAAG AGTTATTCTCAGAATCTTTGCCTGCTGGCAAAGTGTTTTTTGGACCACAAGACCCTATACTACGACACAGACCCATTCCTCTTCTATATCATGACTGAATACGATTCAAAAGGCTTCCATATTGTTGGCTACTTTTCcaag GAGAAGGAATCCACAGAGGACTACAATGTGGCCTGTATACTGACACTGCCTCCCTACCAGCGAAGAGGATATGGCAAACTTCTTATTGAATTCA GTTACGAGCTTTCAAAGGTGGAAGGGAAAACAGGAACCCCTGAAAAACCACTATCTGATCTAGGACTTCTCTCATACCGTAGTTACTGGTCCCAGACAATCTTAGAGATTCTAATGGAACTGAAGTCAGAGACTGGAGAGAGACCACAAATTACTATAAA TGATATCAGCGAACTCACGAGTATTAAGAAAGAAGATGTTATATCCACATTACAGTACTTGAACCTTATCAACTACTATAAG GGACAAtacatcctgacattatcagaagatATTGTGGAAGGTCATGATCGAGCCATGCTCAAGAGAGTGCTGAGGATAGATTCTAAATGTTTGCACTTTACTCCCAAGGACTGGAGCAAAAGGGGAAAGTGGTAG
- the KAT5 gene encoding histone acetyltransferase KAT5 isoform X4 — MAEAEIVEGCRLPVLRKNQDNEVEWPLAEILSVKDLSGKKLFYVHYIDFNKRLDEWVTHDRLDLKKIQFPKKEAKTPTKNGLSGSRPSSPEREVVQRKIPELILPPVTAPAGGGKSLPVPKRKVEVVSPATPVPPTPETTQASVFPQNGAARRPSAPTVPAGRKRKSNSLSADERRWSVPIPSPGPRFVAPGPTQEDAAAPISEFMGSPEEDSQDSSDGIPSAPRMTGSLVSDRSHDDIITRMKNIECIELGRHRLKPWYFSPYPQELTVLPVLYLCEFCLKYLKSLKCLQRHLTKCNLRHPPGNEIYRKGTISFFEIDGRKNKSYSQNLCLLAKCFLDHKTLYYDTDPFLFYIMTEYDSKGFHIVGYFSKEKESTEDYNVACILTLPPYQRRGYGKLLIEFSYELSKVEGKTGTPEKPLSDLGLLSYRSYWSQTILEILMELKSETGERPQITINDISELTSIKKEDVISTLQYLNLINYYKGQYILTLSEDIVEGHDRAMLKRVLRIDSKCLHFTPKDWSKRGKW, encoded by the exons GCAGAGATCGTAGAGGGATGCAGACTACCTGTTCTACGCAAAAACCAGGATAACGAAGTAGAATGGC CACTGGCGGAAATCCTGAGTGTCAAGGACCTGAGTGGGAAGAAGCTCTTTTATGTTCATTATATAGACT ttAACAAGAGGTTAGATGAGTGGGTCACTCATGACCGCTTGGACCTAAAGAAAATTCAATTTccaaaaaaagaagcaaaaacgCCAACAAAGAATGGGCTGTCTGGATCTCGACCAAGTTCACCAGAACGAGAAGTG GTGCAGAGGAAGATTCCTGAACTTATCCTGCCTCCAGTTACTGCTCCTGCAGGAGGAGGGAAATCACTCCCTGTGCCG AAAAGGAAAGTAGAAGTGGTATCGCCAGCAACTCCTGTTCCACCAACTCCAGAGACCACCCAGGCCTCTGTCTTCCCACAG AATGGAGCAGCACGCAGGCCTAGTGCCCCCACTGTACCAGCTGGACGGAAGCGAAAGTCAAATAGCCTGAGTGCAGATGAG AGACGCTGGTCTGTTCCGATCCCTTCTCCCGGGCCAAGATTTGTGGCGCCCGGCCCCACCCAAGAGGATGCTGCTGCCCCTATATCTGAATTTATGGGTTCCCCGGAAGAG GATTCTCAGGACAGCTCCGATGGTATCCCCTCTGCTCCTCGAATGACAGGAAGCTTGGTTTCTGATCGTAGCCATGATGACATCATTACTCGAATGAAGAACATTGAGTGCATTGAGTTGGGCCGCCATCGCCTCAAGCCTTGGTATTTCTCTCCATACCCTCAGGAACTGACAGTACTGCCCGTCCTTTACCTTTGCGAGTTTTGTCTCAAATACTTAAAAAGCCTTAAATGTCTGCAGAGACATTTG ACCAAGTGTAACCTACGGCATCCCCCTGGGAATGAAATCTACAGGAAAGGAACAATCTCATTCTTTGAGATAGACGGACGCAAGAATAAG AGTTATTCTCAGAATCTTTGCCTGCTGGCAAAGTGTTTTTTGGACCACAAGACCCTATACTACGACACAGACCCATTCCTCTTCTATATCATGACTGAATACGATTCAAAAGGCTTCCATATTGTTGGCTACTTTTCcaag GAGAAGGAATCCACAGAGGACTACAATGTGGCCTGTATACTGACACTGCCTCCCTACCAGCGAAGAGGATATGGCAAACTTCTTATTGAATTCA GTTACGAGCTTTCAAAGGTGGAAGGGAAAACAGGAACCCCTGAAAAACCACTATCTGATCTAGGACTTCTCTCATACCGTAGTTACTGGTCCCAGACAATCTTAGAGATTCTAATGGAACTGAAGTCAGAGACTGGAGAGAGACCACAAATTACTATAAA TGATATCAGCGAACTCACGAGTATTAAGAAAGAAGATGTTATATCCACATTACAGTACTTGAACCTTATCAACTACTATAAG GGACAAtacatcctgacattatcagaagatATTGTGGAAGGTCATGATCGAGCCATGCTCAAGAGAGTGCTGAGGATAGATTCTAAATGTTTGCACTTTACTCCCAAGGACTGGAGCAAAAGGGGAAAGTGGTAG